The genome window AATGTTAAGGGCATTTTTCTCATGCCTCTATGTCTTTCTCGAAaggaataatacaaaaaaactcTTAATCACATATTTATTGTTACACTCATCTATAATGTACCAGTGCTGGAAACTAGCTAGcctatattaaagggatagttcacacaaacattaaactgtcatcatttactcaccctcttgtcatttcaaacctggctttctttcttccgcagaacacaaaagaagatattttgaagaatgttggtaaccaaacaacacccattggattgcattggttttgtgtctatacaatagaagtgaatgggtaccgccattgtttggtgaccaaattttttttaaataccttattttgtgttctgctggtttgaaatgacaagagtgtgagtaaattatgacagaattttcctttttgggtgaactatcactttatcaCTTTACACTGTGTGTGACACAATAACGCATATAAATACAGTGACAACAATGGTTTTCAGCTGCTTACATTATATCTGAAATCTCTTAAAACCGAACTTACCTTTAAGATGGATTGAATCTTCTTCATGTACTGTCTCCATCACAATGGTTTTTCCCCGGGGCCTAGCGAGCCCATTAGAGTCCATTAAAACTCATGCTAGGCTTTTCCTAACTGCACTCTCTTTCTGAAAACATGATTAGAGGTAGGTAGCGCCAGGTAAAAAAATCAACACCGTAAAAAAAAGCTGCATAAAAGCAGTTTGATTGTTTGATGAACAAAGAACGCATCACTCAGAGGACGTGTGTTCTACATCAGTCTTGAAAACACTTTTCACTTTCCAATCACTTGAGATTGCATGCTTACGAGCAACCTCAAGTAAAACATCACTTTTGAGAACCGTTTTGCATTTCTCTTTTGCTCTTGATCTGGGATTTGGCATTTGAAAGTCCAAGGAACATTGCATCAGGCCAGCCACGACTGCAGTAcatcttccataattcacactTTCAATAGGTCACAATAACTTTGCAATGAGACAGTGCTACGTCAAGCCAACCTTCTGTGACAAATGGAATGTGtcaaatgcaatgcaaacaAGCCTGATAAACATAGCCAGTAAATCTCCAAGGAGATAAGAGCAACAGAATTAACAATTGTAgcttaagataaaaataaaatagggTTACTACTCTAGCCTGAACATCTGCACTTTCCTGCTCGAACCTATTAGTAAATATACAGatcaataaaacataaattcacatttagaaTTAAAACTGCAGTAAGAAAGATGGTTTTCAAATTAGCCTATAGCTTCAGTTGTTGTTTTCTGTGGACAACAGTGCTCTAATCTTGATACACGCTTAGTCTCAAGTACTGTAGCTGTTAAAATGCAAGGCTGTAAATGGTCTGTATGGTAATTCTTTAAATTCCCTAAGGTATGTCTATTTGGTTGTTTCCAGCAGCCACAATAACAAACTGTTTCTGAGAATACCTAGCACTTTTCCCCCTTTAAAATCACTAAAGTAAATTATTCGATTatggaaaaactgaaaaaaaagctCTCTTAAAACTAATATGTCATGTGGTTTTTGTTTGCATATGAAGCAGGTGCAATACGTGTTTCATATAACCCAGAAAAGCATGATTTTTCCcaaaactttattatttatgatactgtactgtatatcaatgACATTTTAGATTTAAGTCAAAGAGATGAGATAGTATcacatactacagtatatacagtgtaAAATTAATCAGCGCTGATGTTCTGTCCCAGGGAATGCTGCGTATCGGTTCCATTACACCATTATCAACCCCCAGTGTCAGACCCATAAAATATGTCTGGTGAGTCCGAGCCATAAGTCAGAGCAGATACAGTCGGCTATAATGGAAGTCAGAAACAGCATGGGGAGGATTTGCATTACAGATGCAGAACTGATGCATCTGCAAATCTTGTACATCAGATATAAATCAGTTTTGGGAATAGACTGCTGGGAATGGGAATTCTTATCTGTGAGGTGGTCAGAAAGTGCATTACACACTTGCATTAGGTTGGTGTCTCGCACTGTTTAAGGACATCTGGGACAAATTCATCAAGCCCCCCCAACCAGAACCCCCCCTCCCCCGTTGACTTGCAATCCCAGTGGACAGTTTTGCTTATTTTCTATTCTGTCACTTTTCAGACAGCTGAAAACTGTGGCTTTGGAATGAGACGAGGATGGAATGTCAGGTCACACTGGAGTCTGACTGGCTACAAAGCTTGGATATCTGTTGAGATGCTCtaattatgtaaatgtttatttataatagcATTGTAAAATGGTGGCATATATTCTGCACATGAAATAGAAATAGAATACCAAATACCAAATAGAATTTAGAATACCAAAATAGAACCGGGAGATAAGCCAAATgtttaagatactgtatatcagggCATACTGTGATGTGAAGAAAACAACTTCCTTTTCCCTTTATTGATACACAGCATGAAGAAAACTGGAATGGGAAAACAGCCTCTTTTTTAGCGGAACAGTCGTAAAAATTGTAATGGAAGTGACCACCACTCTTGCTGTGGAGAAGGAAAAAGCGCAGAATTACTGTGGGTTTCAAACAAAGAGACTCCATTAGAAGTCCTCTTACATTAGATTCCTTTGCATGTATGCTGTTAAATTACATGGCAACCTCAGGAAAAACTCATATACATGAGAAACggaaattctgttattttgatAACCCAATCAAGTTCAAGTTTATCTTTATCCATTTTATGATTAACACTACCCCTCAGGCAGGACCTTTCTTGGAGAAATCAATTTTATATTGCAGacgaaaacatttataaaagaagGATCTGCAATGTGCTGCTTGATATTTTGCTAAGGCCACCATTTTAAATtagataaacatttatttcagagGTTAAAAGAAGCTGTTTTgcgactatttaaagggatagtttcaaacctttgtaaatgtctttgttctctgTAGAACACAcagatagatatttggaagaatgttagcaaaatatttctggggcaccattgactaccattaaaatactTGTCGAAGGTACCCCAGaactaaattcttcaaaatatcatattttgtattcaacagaacaaaaaatatacaataattctttctatggtagtcaatggtgccccagatatctcagttgctaacattcttccaaatatctttctttgtgttcaactaaacaaagaaatgtatacaggtttggaataacttgagggtaagtaaatgatgacagaattttcattgttggacgaactatccctttaaaaagcatACCAGATATAATACAAAACCCCTAAATTTGTCTGGTTTAACAGATTAATGTTTGGCATCCCAGGAACAACATCCATTTGTTCTTCCTTTGTAAAAAACATCTAAATGCAAGGCACAACAGATTTATTGGAAAGATGCCTCCACTTTTTATGACTTAAAAGCAGGTCTATTTTGAGCTTCAATTAGCTTTAATCTGGGTCTAAAAACACTTGAGGCGGCCGCTCGTCACAGCTGTAGGGAACGTTCCATCTGGCTAATTTTCCTCAAGAAGTGTTTGCCTGAAAAGATGGGGAGCTTTTCGTTTCACTAAGATGTTATTTCCCCTTTCATTCACTAGATGGAGAGCTGTAGATTTTCACTCCCACACAAAGGTTTAAAAGCCAATATCTACTGTGCCGTTGCCAGGCAACCAATTACCCACGATTTTCACTTCCTCTTTGAAGATGTTTTTCGTTTGCTGCTAACGTTACATATTTGTAACTCCAGAAAACTGTGATATATATCATGATGAAGGGATTTCACTGCAAACACCACAGAAATAGATTTTCAGTGCTCAATATATGCGTAAATATCAGGTGAAGCGAAAAGTGATGCGTTTTCTCGAAGTAAGCTGATGCCAGCCCTCACTCTGCCTTATTGCTGTACTCAGCTCTGACATCGCAAAAAGAATATTGGAGCCACTTCTTCCACAAGACACGTaggaaagaagaaaagaaagtaAGAAATAGCAAAGCTGATGTTCTACATTTTGATATTCAATGAGACTTGATATCATGAGTTTAATTCCACTGAACACATAGTGATAAAATGTCCGAATGCACTGCAAGttgctttgaaaaaaaaagtgtgtaaataaaaaaacactattgTAAAAAACAATCAGTGCTAGAATAGATACGGATAGATGGCCTTTGCATCCATATCTTGAAACCGTAGATTCTGcaggtgtttgtttatgttgttgggTTTACTGATGACCTGTCTGTCTCCATGTAAATGTTGGctgtaaatacagtacatacttcTAAATGTGCTTCTACTGGGAGGCAGAAGTGAGATGACTGAAAGGCCATgactaaaacaaaaacacagagtaGTACTCTATTTTGTTAATAGGTAATATATAGGCTGTCATGGTTAGGGTTGTCAGTTGGTCGAAACGTAATGTAATGCGAAATGTATATGCAAATCACCATAGAGCTGTAGAAATGTGCTGCTAGTTcttcaaacatacatttttgaaGAAAACGCATTGCTATGTGagaaactttattaacaaataaaaggCAAAGCACAGCTTAAGTTCACCTCTAGATATGCATCCAAAGCTAAGTGCCACAGCATTATTATGTCATTCCCATATTAAAATACCTCCACTACGTAACTGAATTTGATATATTCTATAGACTTCAGCAACACAAACAGCAGCTAAAACTCTTTAAATAGGCTTAAATAGTGTCAACATCTCAGAACATGCTTACTTTCCATCACTAGAGCTCCTTCTGGTGGCGCTTCACCAAAGTGCACACCTCAGTTAACAATAGTTAGCACCGAATTAAGATCTGACTTCACCCCTTAAACCATCAGGATACTCACACCTGGATAAGTGACAAAACTGGCCCGTACCAGCAATTAATGGAAACCCCAATAACAAGGTACACAGTACAAGCAAACAGGACAGTAAAGAATGAAAGTAGGCACAGCAGTGCTGCCCTCTAGTGGGCAGAGATCAACAGTGAGGTTGCAGCAGAATTGCTCAGGTATTGTATTGCTAAGCAAGCACCCATTGAAGAATGCTGGTGTCCTTCCCACCAGTAGAGATAAGATGACTGTCGTCATGGAGGAAGGCAACATTGGTCACATGGCTGCTATGCCCACCATAGATATGGCTGGGAGCCTGAGGATAAAGAACAGGGGATGTTTTTAGGGGGTGATTTGGTTGGATAGGGGGATTGAAGGGAGGAAGGGAGGGCTATGTATTTCAAGGGCTAGGATGCAATTGAATACAAGAATCTCACCCTTGGTTGGGAACAGGGGTAGGAGAACAAGTGCACTTTGCCAAAATCATCAGCGGAAGAGAGGAGATTTTCGTCATTTGACCTGCATACAGCATTAATGTCTGTGCCATCTGCACCTTCTGGCCAGAtgcctgaaaaacagcaaaagaaaataaagtgacaaaaaatatgagGTGCATGTTGGTGACAAGAGCTTAAAAAtggcttttgtgttccataggaAAACCAACAGCCAAACGGTTTGGAACAACAAAGCTGAGAAAACATATTTCCAGGTAAACTGTGGGCTTGTGAATTGTGATTCTATGTGACTTACCAAACACACTGAAACCAAGCACACAGGTGGAGGTGGCCCACTCCAGGTTACGCACCGCATCTGCACTAGTAATGTGTTTCCCAGTTGACGCCTCCCCTTTTCAACAAGATTCAAGAAACAACAGGTAACAAGACACAGGTCAGCATAGAAATCTTATCTGATCTACATTCACTGACTAAACTGTTAGGAAAATAAACAACTCACAGTATAAAATCTCATAGTCGCCTGAGTTGGTTACAATAAACTGGCTGTCGGTGGACCAGTCAAGATGAGTAACAAAACTGGAGTGTCCCTGTGGATGCGAGACACATATTAAAtgaatgctaaaaaaaaaatagtACACCAGATGATGTCTGCTGTCCATGATCAATTCTTGCCAAAGATATCTTTCAAAGGACACTGGTTTTGTTTCCTTGTAAAACTCACAGTGCATTTGCCAACTCTGCTGTATTTCCTGCCATTCTCAGTCACAGAGTAGATGTAAACAAAGTTGTCATGAGAACCCACGGCCAGGTACGCCCCATCTACAGAGAGAAAAAGGACTTGATAGCTgacattttacagtatatgaatgACGTAATGGctaaaaagcataaaaacatATAACGCACCAGGAGAATATTTAACAACTGAGATGATTTCATTGCCATCTGTATGCATAGAGACAAGATCACGTGTGTCTGTGTCCAGCACCAGCCACCTGTAAGGTTATGAAAAGACAGGTTTGGCACAATTCAGACACCCAAATAAGTAAAAACTACAAATGTTTTTCAGTTTAATCTCAATTTCATTGGTTTGTTTAGCTAAAGCCAACCTTTCTGTACAGTTCCCATGTGCAAACATACCTTCCTATCATGGTGCCTACAGCAAGCACAGCACCACTAGGATGAAATCCAACAGAACGGCCAGGGTCctgaagaaaaaacaaagatacaatttaaacaaaaatctaaattgtaCTGCAAGTTtacttaaagcgatagttcacccaaaaataaaaacgcaccctcgtgtcatttcaaacctgtatgactttctttctttggcagaacacaaaagaagatattttgaaaaatgctgttaactggaccccattcatttggttttgtgtccacacaatagaagtgaatagggtccagtgctgttcggttaccaactttcttcaaaatatctccttttgtgttctgcagaagaaagtcatgaaggtttgaaataacaagagggtgagtaaatgatgatccccttttcatttttgggtaaactatcacttttagACCACATTACAATTCTGTGACTTTCTGGGCACACAAAACCCACAGAGTCtgtgaaataatatttttctgatgttttcaAATGTTCCTAATAACCTCAATGGCCTTGCTCCACAGAGGCAGATGAGAGCTGGTGTCCCAGAGATAAACCTGCTTGTCTTGACCGCACGTCACAAACTGCTCagttgtgggatgcacatccagtcCCCATAACTCATCAGTGTGACCCTTTCACGAGAATACACAGACAGCAAGGTAAGAATGATAACTCGGAGAAAGAACGTACTGATCCTTCAGATTTTCTAAAAAACACCTTTCATAAACAGCGTAGTATCCTTTATACCTGAACAATGGGTGTAAGAGAACCTGAGAAAGAGCCCCGCAGAACAGCATTTCGGGTTGTTCCCACAAACAGCTCATCTTGTTTTCCTTCCGCTAAAGTACGGACGGGGCCGTATGCCTCAGGGACCTGAAACACAAATCGGAACGTATAACTCCATCTGATCTGTACATATAAGCTGCAACAAGATTTGTACAAATTGTTCTACATGGAGTGAATTCAGCTGGAGTATTGTATATGTATCTGGGtctaataaataagaaacatgcaCTGCCTGGAATACACTTCACTACAAAGAATACGATCAGATCAAAACATCATGTGTCATTTCTGAAGGTGCATGGAAATCATTAACAAAGTCTGTTCGCTATCTGGATTTAATTCTGAATGTCATCTTTCATTTCATAGAATTGTTTTGCTGGATTAAGGGaacacacagaataaaacatACCTCCATCTCACTCTTTTTACGGTGATCATGGTCCCAGAGAATTACTTTACGGTCTTTTCCTCCTCCGGACACCAGCGTTCCATCCTTtagcacacacagagagaataTCCCACCCTCATGGGCTCCCGAAACCGCCCGGCTGATCTTGTTTCCACCTTTAAATACATGAAGGTGCAGGATAAGTTACAAATCTCAAATCAATCAGTGGATATTTTAtagcagtttttttttaaagaccttTTGCCCAGATGTAAATGTTTCCACTAGAATCCCCTGTGATTGCATCTCCGTTCTCAGCAAAGGCAACACAGAGCACATACTTGGGTTTTTCATATTTCTGGatcaaaaaagataaaaaaatcattaaatcattacaaATCTAGTCAGTACCAAGCATCCCCATGGAACCGAGCATGCATTCTTGAGCCAAACTCATTTTGACCGCGAATGCTTTTGACATACAGAGTTTCACAACATTGTCAGAATTTAAACTCTTGTTAAACAAAATCTGTACCACTATATTTTCTGCTAAGGAAACAAACTAATTAGTTGAAATGTCTCATTTACAATGTCTTCTGACATTGCAGGGAAAATATTAACATACAGAAATTGTGCAAACCTCAAACAGTCCCTGACGTTTTGTAAGAGTATTTCCTTCCATTGTCCAGAAGTTGAGATGAGATTTCCCACAAGTGACAATCAGGTTGGCCTCCATAGGGTGGAAGACAGCACCCAGCACAGACTCATTGGAACACTGCAAAATGTCAAGTATGTGTGACAAGGAAGCACTGGTCTCTATTAAAAGTGGCATCTTTTAACGAACATCTTTGCAAGGGTTGCataaggttgcaaattgcaaccaaaggctcactttcactcctccccctccctttcaaagcactacggaggctgacacagaactaagatgtcgtcacgttttcgcttctttgctgaaggagataatgtatttacgaaacacgttctgtagagcagtttgtccgtttagggctactgtagaaacaacatggcgaattccatgcaaggggacctgcggtgtatgtagatggaaatagcccattctaaggtaataaaaacataatgcttaatttgtaaggtctttatacacctctaaagacatagttatgtttattatgttgcatttctttcaataaatccttcaaaaaattaaacattggacctttaaatatgcAACACACACTGATACAACGCAACGCCAAGGCCATGggtacgatcccagggattgcacatacttagaaacaaatgtatagtataatgcaatgtaagtcgctttggataaaagcgtctgccaaatgcgtaaatgtaaaatgatacGCTAAAGTCAGTATGAAACAGCATTCATAACCCATTTGACAGGGTGAAAGAGGACATAAAATGTCTGTAAGAAACCTTGAATTACCACAGTATGATTGTACAGTAAGGTCCGCTTTACTGCTTCCTAGCTCATACACATTTCTTTGAAGCATGACAGACACCAGACCTCACCTTAACTTCCGCcagttgtttttctttctgcCAGTCCCAAACAGACAGAATGTGGTCATTTGCATCATCAACCGCACACAAATGAGCACCTCCATTCTGAGAGAGGAAAAGATAATACAGCTATGCAAAACACTATTCATGTATATTATGAAGACTAAGAAATCCATAttatgtatattacagtataaagCCAAGACTAAGGTTAACAGAATGACAGACTATTTATACAGAATTAAAACCCCTTACCGACTTGGAAAAGGCCACACAGGTGACAGCTCGGTCAATCACACCCATTCCTATCACATGAAGCGTGTTCAGACTGACAGAGTCCCAGATACGA of Triplophysa rosa linkage group LG14, Trosa_1v2, whole genome shotgun sequence contains these proteins:
- the eml2 gene encoding echinoderm microtubule-associated protein-like 2 isoform X2 codes for the protein METGMADDNVSAGSGMEMDDRLSHLEQRVQLQDDEIQLLKAALADALRRLGCCEEITQASSKKGGPTKVRQILQALPSKPLTNGYVQTKRLSGYPSSPSSPKKEVLMSIKRKSMSTERLSTVKKEAADSRSRTTSSSSSTGGKRDSKSKECTLNADDGYVRMFIRGRPITMHIPDQLKDSYSLDHRVALPERKLKLQWVYGYRGRDCRSNLYLLPTGEIVYFNASVVVLYNVEEQQQRHYLGHNDDVKCLAVHPDMVTIATGQVAGTSKDGKPLQPHVRIWDSVSLNTLHVIGMGVIDRAVTCVAFSKSNGGAHLCAVDDANDHILSVWDWQKEKQLAEVKCSNESVLGAVFHPMEANLIVTCGKSHLNFWTMEGNTLTKRQGLFEKYEKPKYVLCVAFAENGDAITGDSSGNIYIWAKGGNKISRAVSGAHEGGIFSLCVLKDGTLVSGGGKDRKVILWDHDHRKKSEMEVPEAYGPVRTLAEGKQDELFVGTTRNAVLRGSFSGSLTPIVQGHTDELWGLDVHPTTEQFVTCGQDKQVYLWDTSSHLPLWSKAIEDPGRSVGFHPSGAVLAVGTMIGRWLVLDTDTRDLVSMHTDGNEIISVVKYSPDGAYLAVGSHDNFVYIYSVTENGRKYSRVGKCTGHSSFVTHLDWSTDSQFIVTNSGDYEILYWEASTGKHITSADAVRNLEWATSTCVLGFSVFGIWPEGADGTDINAVCRSNDENLLSSADDFGKVHLFSYPCSQPRAPSHIYGGHSSHVTNVAFLHDDSHLISTGGKDTSILQWVLA
- the eml2 gene encoding echinoderm microtubule-associated protein-like 2 isoform X1; the encoded protein is MSERVASCGNLCDTSTLLLRYCNDDNVSAGSGMEMDDRLSHLEQRVQLQDDEIQLLKAALADALRRLGCCEEITQASSKKGGPTKVRQILQALPSKPLTNGYVQTKRLSGYPSSPSSPKKEVLMSIKRKSMSTERLSTVKKEAADSRSRTTSSSSSTGGKRDSKSKECTLNADDGYVRMFIRGRPITMHIPDQLKDSYSLDHRVALPERKLKLQWVYGYRGRDCRSNLYLLPTGEIVYFNASVVVLYNVEEQQQRHYLGHNDDVKCLAVHPDMVTIATGQVAGTSKDGKPLQPHVRIWDSVSLNTLHVIGMGVIDRAVTCVAFSKSNGGAHLCAVDDANDHILSVWDWQKEKQLAEVKCSNESVLGAVFHPMEANLIVTCGKSHLNFWTMEGNTLTKRQGLFEKYEKPKYVLCVAFAENGDAITGDSSGNIYIWAKGGNKISRAVSGAHEGGIFSLCVLKDGTLVSGGGKDRKVILWDHDHRKKSEMEVPEAYGPVRTLAEGKQDELFVGTTRNAVLRGSFSGSLTPIVQGHTDELWGLDVHPTTEQFVTCGQDKQVYLWDTSSHLPLWSKAIEDPGRSVGFHPSGAVLAVGTMIGRWLVLDTDTRDLVSMHTDGNEIISVVKYSPDGAYLAVGSHDNFVYIYSVTENGRKYSRVGKCTGHSSFVTHLDWSTDSQFIVTNSGDYEILYWEASTGKHITSADAVRNLEWATSTCVLGFSVFGIWPEGADGTDINAVCRSNDENLLSSADDFGKVHLFSYPCSQPRAPSHIYGGHSSHVTNVAFLHDDSHLISTGGKDTSILQWVLA
- the eml2 gene encoding echinoderm microtubule-associated protein-like 2 isoform X3; this encodes MKRSTSKSKECTLNADDGYVRMFIRGRPITMHIPDQLKDSYSLDHRVALPERKLKLQWVYGYRGRDCRSNLYLLPTGEIVYFNASVVVLYNVEEQQQRHYLGHNDDVKCLAVHPDMVTIATGQVAGTSKDGKPLQPHVRIWDSVSLNTLHVIGMGVIDRAVTCVAFSKSNGGAHLCAVDDANDHILSVWDWQKEKQLAEVKCSNESVLGAVFHPMEANLIVTCGKSHLNFWTMEGNTLTKRQGLFEKYEKPKYVLCVAFAENGDAITGDSSGNIYIWAKGGNKISRAVSGAHEGGIFSLCVLKDGTLVSGGGKDRKVILWDHDHRKKSEMEVPEAYGPVRTLAEGKQDELFVGTTRNAVLRGSFSGSLTPIVQGHTDELWGLDVHPTTEQFVTCGQDKQVYLWDTSSHLPLWSKAIEDPGRSVGFHPSGAVLAVGTMIGRWLVLDTDTRDLVSMHTDGNEIISVVKYSPDGAYLAVGSHDNFVYIYSVTENGRKYSRVGKCTGHSSFVTHLDWSTDSQFIVTNSGDYEILYWEASTGKHITSADAVRNLEWATSTCVLGFSVFGIWPEGADGTDINAVCRSNDENLLSSADDFGKVHLFSYPCSQPRAPSHIYGGHSSHVTNVAFLHDDSHLISTGGKDTSILQWVLA